A DNA window from Lachancea thermotolerans CBS 6340 chromosome G complete sequence contains the following coding sequences:
- the HXK2 gene encoding hexokinase 2 (similar to uniprot|P04807 Saccharomyces cerevisiae YGL253W HXK2 Hexokinase isoenzyme 2 catalyzes phosphorylation of glucose in the cytosol predominate hexokinase during growth on glucose functions in the nucleus to repress expression of HXK1 and GLK1 and to induce expression of its own gene): MVHLGPKKPPMRKGSMIDVPKNLMEQIQSLEEQFTVSGEKLKEVTKHFVGELNKGLSKKGGNIPMIPGWVMEFPTGQETGDYLAIDLGGTNLRVVLVRLLGNHKFDTTQSKYKLPDHIRTSSSEELFSFIADSLKTFVDEEFPEGVTEPLPLGFTFSYPCSQDKVNEGFLQRWTKGFDIEGVEGEDVVPMLQEQLVKRKIPIDVVALINDTTGTLVASMYTDAETRMGCIFGTGVNGAYFDVVSDIEKLEGRLPSDITSDLPMAINCEYGSFDNELVVLPRTKYDIIVDKQSPRPGQQSFEKMTSGYYLGELLRLILLDLQQQGLIFEGQDLTKLQKPYVMDTSYPARIEEDPFENLEDTYDIFKNELGVETTGGERKLIRRACELIGTRASRMSMCGIGAVCTKRGYKTAHIAADGSVFNKYPEFKERAAAGLRDIFDWEPRQNIEEYPIVIVAAEDGSGAGAAIIAALTQKRLAAGKSVGVAK, encoded by the coding sequence ATGGTTCACCTAGGTCCCAAGAAGCCTCCTATGAGAAAGGGGTCTATGATCGACGTcccaaagaacttgatggaACAAATTCAATcccttgaagaacagttCACTGTTAGCGGTGAGAAATTGAAGGAAGTCACCAAGCACTTTGTGGGTGAGCTAAACAAGGGTCTCTCCAAGAAAGGTGGTAACATCCCTATGATTCCAGGCTGGGTTATGGAATTCCCCACCGGCCAAGAAACTGGTGACTACCTAGCTATTGACCTCGGTGGTACTAACTTGAGAGTTGTTTTGGTCAGACTATTGGGTAACCACAAGTTTGACACTACTCAATCTAAGTACAAGCTTCCTGACCACATCAggacttcttcttccgaAGAACTCTTCTCATTCATCGCTGACAGTCTTAAGACTTTCGTTGATGAGGAGTTCCCAGAGGGCGTTACAGAGCCTTTGCCTCTAGGTTTCACTTTCTCTTACCCATGCTCCCAGGACAAGGTTAACGAAGGTTTCTTGCAGAGATGGACCAAGGGTTTCGACATTGAAGGTGTTGAAGGTGAAGACGTTGTGCCAATGTTGCAGGAGCAATTGGTCAAGAGGAAGATCCCAATTGACGTTGTTGCTTTGATCAACGACACTACCGGTACTTTGGTTGCTTCCATGTACACTGATGCCGAGACCAGAATGGGTTGCATCTTTGGTACAGGTGTGAACGGTGCGTACTTCGATGTCGTTTCCGACATTGAGAAGTTAGAGGGAAGATTGCCTTCTGACATCACAAGTGACCTGCCAATGGCCATCAACTGTGAATACGGTTCTTTTGACAACGAGTTAGTTGTTCTACCAAGAACAAAGTACGACATCATCGTTGACAAACAATCTCCTAGACCCGGCCAACAAAGTTTCGAGAAGATGACCTCCGGTTACTACTTGGGTGAACTTTTGAGATTGATTCTTTTGGACCTGCAGCAACAAGGCCTAATCTTCGAAGGGCAAGACCTAACTAAGCTGCAGAAGCCTTACGTTATGGACACCTCTTACCCAGCCAGAATTGAGGAGGACCCATTCGAGAACTTGGAAGACACTTACgatattttcaagaacgaACTCGGAGTCGAGACCACTGGCGGAGAGCGTAAGTTGAttagaagagcttgcgagCTGATTGGTACTAGAGCCTCTAGAATGTCTATGTGCGGTATTGGTGCCGTGTGCACCAAAAGAGGTTACAAGACCGCTCACATTGCTGCCGATGGCTccgttttcaacaaataccCAGAGTTTAAGGAGAGAGCCGCTGCTGGCTTGAGAGACATCTTTGACTGGGAGCCTCGTCAGAACATTGAAGAGTACCCTATTGTCATTGTTGCCGCCGAGGATGGATCCGGTGCTGGTGCCGCCATCATTGCTGCTTTGACTCAAAAGAGACTGGCTGCTGGCAAGTCTGTGGGTGTTGCCAAGTAA
- the RPN12 gene encoding proteasome regulatory particle lid subunit RPN12 (similar to uniprot|P32496 Saccharomyces cerevisiae YFR052W RPN12 Subunit of the 19S regulatory particle of the 26S proteasome lid synthetically lethal with RPT1 which is an ATPase component of the 19S regulatory particle physically interacts with Nob1p and Rpn3p), with amino-acid sequence MPTLLELVKSLNTAFVNGDNSSCQKLLSPVKIELIKSHLLVPDFSKAQENERYLEDLNVAKRVLEIGALCSLRNADFEAYENFFSQLRVFYFSGIPRLAESENKSKLISLYLLLLLSQGDVTKFHSELEFLGKRLGSLEEDAFLSYPIKVEKWLMEGSYQRAWDLLKSESKIEEFNVFTQTLMDAIREEIGRNTELAYHKLPLFNVKALLFFESEKDTEQFALARGWKVSGGCIVFDEEEVADDHHQTSIVEKALDYAINLESIV; translated from the coding sequence ATGCCCACTTTATTAGAACTAGTTAAAAGCCTGAATACTGCTTTTGTTAATGGGGATAACTCTAGCtgtcaaaaacttctcagcCCCGTTAAGATCGAGTTGATTAAATCACATCTCTTAGTACCCGACTTTTCCAAAGCACAAGAGAATGAGAGGTACTTAGAGGACTTGAATGTTGCCAAAAGGGTTTTGGAAATTGGCGCCTTATGCAGCTTGAGAAATGCGGATTTTGAAGCGTacgaaaacttcttttcacAATTGAGGGTGTTTTATTTCTCTGGCATTCCAAGACTGGCTGAATCAGAAAACAAATCAAAGCTAATCAGTCTTTACCTACTGTTGCTGCTATCGCAAGGCGACGTGACTAAGTTTCACTCTGAGCTAGAATTTTTGGGTAAGCGCCTTGGAAGTCTCGAGGAAGATGCGTTTTTGTCCTACCCAATAAAAGTAGAGAAGTGGTTGATGGAGGGCTCATACCAAAGGGCATGGGATCTCCTCAAGAGCGAATCAAAGATTGAAGAATTTAACGTTTTCACACAAACCCTAATGGATGCGATACGGGAGGAAATAGGACGTAACACTGAGCTAGCATACCATAAGCTGCCACTTTTTAACGTGAAGGCtctgctctttttcgagaGTGAAAAGGACACTGAGCAGTTTGCGCTAGCTCGAGGGTGGAAGGTCTCTGGAGGTTGCATTGTatttgacgaagaagaggttgCCGACGATCATCATCAAACAAGCATCGTTGAAAAGGCTTTAGATTACGCTATTAACTTAGAAAGTATTGTTTAA
- the RTG2 gene encoding Rtg2p (highly similar to uniprot|P32608 Saccharomyces cerevisiae YGL252C RTG2 Sensor of mitochondrial dysfunction regulates the subcellular location of Rtg1p and Rtg3p transcriptional activators of the retrograde (RTG) and TOR pathways Rtg2p is inhibited by the phosphorylated form of Mks1p): MSAISDSDSETEVVSRNLCGVVDIGSNGIRFSISSKASHHARIMPCVFKDRIGISLFEVQYAANSLDKAPIPEDTIKEVSAAMKRFKLICDDFGVPETGVRVVATEATREAINSKEFISAVFESTEWEVELLTKEEEGKIGAYGVISSFNSVSGLYMDLGGGSTQISWISCIDGQIKMSDTPVSLPYGAGALSRRMKLEDKRELFLEIKEAYKNAISKIDIPQEMIEEARQKGGFDLFTCGGGLRGMGHLLLSKIKEYPIQTIINGFSCSFEEFSSVADYLFLKGSLPGPKKIFKVSERRAQQLPAVGLLMSAAFESLPQVKTVHFSEGGVREGTLYSILPREIRAQDPLHVATRPYAPLLAPKYLELLRAAIPEKDVPKIVYSRIAPALCNLAFVHASYPKELQPTAALHVATTGIIAGCHGLSHRARALIGIALCNRWGGDVPEQELEHKKLLEDVVLRDGNKVERERIVWWTQYIGTIMYVICGVHPGGNIRDGLFNFNIEQKGDSDKELQNLSLDERIASSNSKKREFEVIVRISKDDLKTSASVRARIITLQKKIRKLSRGSSEKVKIGVQFYEDA; encoded by the coding sequence ATGTCTGCCATTTCTGATAGCGATAGCGAAACGGAGGTTGTTTCTAGAAACCTTTGTGGAGTAGTCGACATAGGATCGAACGGCATCCGCTTCAGTATATCCTCCAAGGCCTCCCACCATGCTAGAATCATGCCGTGCGTGTTCAAAGACCGCATTGGTATTTCACTATTTGAAGTTCAGTATGCAGCCAATTCATTGGATAAGGCCCCTATCCCGGAAGACACCATTAAGGAGGTTAGCGCAGCCATGAAGAGGTTCAAGCTAATTTGTGACGATTTTGGCGTTCCAGAGACCGGTGTCCGCGTTGTTGCCACCGAGGCAACACGCGAAGCTATCAATTCAAAGGAATTCATTAGTGCTGTATTTGAATCCACCGAATGGGAGGTCGAGCTTTtaacaaaagaagaagagggaaAAATAGGCGCTTATGGAGTTATCTCCTCGTTCAATTCTGTTTCAGGGCTTTATATGGATCTTGGAGGGGGAAGTACTCAAATATCTTGGATAAGTTGCATTGACGGCCAGATCAAGATGTCGGACACTCCAGTGTCGCTTCCATATGGCGCAGGGGCGTTGTCTAGAAGAATGAAACTCGAGGATAAGcgagagctctttcttgaaattaaGGAAGCGTACAAAAATGCTATTTCCAAAATAGACATTCCTCAGGAAATGATCGAAGAAGCTCGCCAAAAGGGCGGATTCGATCTGTTCACATGTGGCGGAGGTCTGAGGGGAATGGGCCATCTGCTTTTGTCAAAGATCAAAGAGTATCCAATTCAAACTATTATAAACGGCTTTTCATGTTCATTCGAAGAGTTCTCTAGCGTGGCCGACtacttgttcttgaaaggaTCTTTACCGGGCCCTAAGAAGATCTTTAAAGTatctgaaagaagagcgCAACAATTGCCTGCTGTTGGTCTTTTAATGAGCGCTGCGTTTGAATCCCTTCCACAAGTCAAGACTGTTCATTTCAGTGAAGGAGGTGTAAGAGAAGGCACATTGTACTCCATTTTGCCTCGTGAAATCAGAGCTCAGGACCCTTTGCACGTCGCAACACGCCCATATGCACCTCTACTAGCTCCCAAATACCTCGAGCTTCTCAGAGCTGCGATTCCGGAAAAGGATGTTCCTAAGATTGTGTATTCTCGAATCGCACCAGCATTGTGCAACTTGGCGTTTGTACATGCTTCTTACCCTAAAGAGTTGCAACCGACTGCTGCTCTTCATGTTGCAACAACTGGAATCATCGCGGGATGTCATGGACTTTCTCATAGGGCCAGAGCGCTGATAGGGATTGCGCTCTGTAACAGATGGGGTGGCGACGTTCCTGAACAAGAGCTAGAGCATAAAAAACTGCTTGAAGACGTCGTGCTTCGGGACGGCAACAAGgttgagagagagagaaTTGTTTGGTGGACCCAATATATTGGAACTATCATGTACGTTATTTGTGGTGTTCACCCAGGTGGCAACATAAGGGATGGTTTGTTCAACTTCAACATTGAGCAAAAAGGTGATTCTGataaagagcttcaaaacctcagCCTTGACGAGAGAATTGCTTCTAGCAATTCAAAGAAACGGGAATTTGAAGTGATTGTTCGAATTAGCAAAGACGATTTGAAGACTAGTGCTTCGGTAAGGGCAAGGATAATTACTctacaaaaaaaaattcgGAAGCTCTCTCGAGGGAGCTCAGAGAAGGTCAAGATAGGCGTACAGTTTTATGAGGACGCTTAG
- the RMR1 gene encoding Rmr1p (weakly similar to uniprot|P53060 Saccharomyces cerevisiae YGL250W Hypothetical ORF): MVEASDSPAVVSETEVSLKKAPEVIVGSSRSHAEALSTFEKKQRAMDGPQKSPEGSRHQSPEPNYFSLQSPEPHSEREVTVDNDDSSKINGEERSKLKQGYQSDDDNDSIIDIVSESEVYEAAKQLLSSKPPQIRVNYQGESYLLLGEYDGDNAKEWSSDKIICTDSADLHRGCNVAFGRMRLFFQQVHGGLELLSKELSFEFPDLDLVMEEDNMYNKDITVNDVVSIFKIIKDNSIKKCEPDVSNHLTINVSTKPRFVSRYNSLVEMLNGDATFSNIKVFTNDRSHPVVLDESEQTPNSKDAEVIIMSSEGEEADENEEADDNEADDDETGGEKVNDEEAGDEEPRKIELDGMERDGKESFGVHRDGLTPGNGTSVSNPAVLSEELGQHNAFSPKRGAEKPEHSGIQMAEVDNSESGDSLKRRRDSVSDGDLFV, encoded by the coding sequence ATGGTGGAGGCTTCAGATAGCCCAGCCGTTGTTTCTGAAACCGAGGTTTCTCTAAAAAAAGCTCCGGAAGTGATTGTTGGTTCTTCGCGTTCCCATGCAGAAGCTCTGAGCACCTTTGAGAAAAAGCAGCGAGCCATGGATGGGCCGCAAAAATCCCCAGAAGGGAGCCGCCATCAATCGCCAGAACCAAACTACTTCTCCCTTCAAAGCCCAGAACCACACTCCGAGCGCGAGGTAACTGTGGACAATGATGACAGCAGTAAAATCAATGGTGAAGAACGCAGTAAATTAAAACAGGGATATCAGAGCGATGATGACAATGACTCTATTATAGACATCGTATCAGAAAGTGAGGTTTATGAAGCAGCAAAGCAGCTACTTAGCTCAAAACCCCCTCAAATAAGAGTGAATTACCAAGGAGAATCATACCTTCTACTTGGAGAGTACGACGGAGACAATGCTAAAGAATGGAGCAGCGACAAAATCATCTGTACTGACTCAGCAGATCTACATCGTGGCTGTAATGTTGCATTTGGACGAATGaggcttttttttcaacaagttcatgGAGGACTAGAGTTACTttccaaagagctttccTTTGAATTCCCTGACCTTGACTTAGTCATGGAAGAAGATAACATGTACAACAAAGATATTACCGTAAACGATGTGGTATCGATATTCAAAATTATAAAGGACAACTCCATAAAGAAGTGCGAACCTGATGTCTCGAATCATTTGACAATCAATGTCAGCACAAAACCAAGATTTGTGTCCCGCTACAATTCTTTAGTGGAAATGCTCAATGGAGATGCTACTTTCTCCAACATCAAAGTTTTCACCAACGACCGCAGCCATCCCGTTGTCCTAGATGAGTCTGAACAGACACCCAACTCGAAAGATGCTGAGGTGATAATAATGTCCTCTGAGGGGGAAGAGGCTGACGAAAATGAAGAGGCTGACGACAATGAGGCTGACGATGATGAGACTGGCGGCGAAAAGGTCAACGATGAAGAGGCGGGTGACGAAGAGCCTCGTAaaattgagcttgatggGATGGAGCGTGATGGGAAAGAATCTTTCGGCGTCCACAGAGATGGGCTCACCCCTGGAAATGGAACATCAGTTAGCAATCCAGCTGTATTGAGTGAAGAGCTTGGCCAACACAACGCCTTCAGTCCCAAGAGAGGAGCAGAGAAACCTGAGCATTCGGGAATTCAAATGGCAGAAGTTGATAATTCAGAGTCTGGAGACTCACTAAAAAGGAGAAGGGATTCGGTGTCTGATGGCGACTTATTTGTGTAA
- the RET2 gene encoding coatomer subunit delta (similar to uniprot|P43621 Saccharomyces cerevisiae YFR051C RET2 Delta subunit of the coatomer complex (COPI) which coats Golgi-derived transport vesicles involved in retrograde transport between Golgi and ER), whose amino-acid sequence MVEKPAQESAFRKKRDHQKDRHTPQLARRVSLVLRAESCTFSDFIYSHSFAESGSLLFLACYTSLHTRNIYFLNKPKGTHIRQNSQLIVLRFSKHKMVVIAVSIVTRQGKPLLSRQFRDISKDRVTELLSNFQGLVAKSSSQHTFVEDEHVRYVYKPFDDYYIILITNRQSNIIQDLDTLKLFSQSMNTYLSSFDENEIFENAFEILSSFDEVITMGYKENLSISQINTYLSMESHEEKIQEIIERNKEFEAAEERKRRAKEISRKEQERKMGVSPMGLDATRFQASNDPNISNAYNSYYSQASAAAQQSYLQSQQKAVSPEQVASIGTEVSSSLGLGGRGMKLGRKKSLGSHLQPTKQAPAPAASFQIEESEKPANNGILVCVKEVVSAEISREGNVSSSELKGSLELRVNDKNLAHAIIRLASHVDVKDKAFQFKTHPNIDKNMFLSSGVVGLRDQKKAFPFNDQSLAVLRWRKVGGADDNSLVPMGVSSWVSPSDSNTGMFDVTLEIEMNENYENPLNDVRFCIPVYTENVHINDDFNDLGASIESVDDENGIIVKIETIAPGTTAAVGLALEAEYEDALFPMTVHFSNHAALSSFSKVEVADVISTSEEASQLQFDTISSIRTDDYTIT is encoded by the coding sequence ATGGTTGAAAAACCCGCCCAAGAATCTGCGTTTCGAAAAAAACGCGATCACCAAAAGGATCGACACACCCCTCAACTAGCTCGGAGAGTTTCTTTGGTCCTCCGGGCTGAGAGTTGTACCTTCTCCGACTTCATCTATAGTCATTCTTTTGCAGAGTCAGGCTCTTTGTTATTCCTCGCTTGTTACACATCACTACATACGCGAAACATATATTTTTTAAACAAACCAAAAGGGACACATATCAGACAGAACTCTCAATTGATCGTATTGAGATTTAGCAAACACAAGATGGTTGTTATAGCGGTTTCTATCGTCACTCGCCAAGGCAAGCCCTTGCTTTCGAGGCAATTCAGGGATATAAGCAAAGATAGAGTTACGGAACTTCTCTCTAACTTCCAAGGACTCGTGGCAAAATCCTCCTCGCAACACACATTTGTCGAGGACGAACATGTTCGATATGTTTACAAACCATTCGACGATTACTACATCATTCTAATTACGAACCGGCAGTCTAATATCATTCAAGACTTAGAcactttgaagcttttctcacAGAGCATGAACACATACCTCAGTAGTTTTGATGAGAAcgaaatatttgaaaacgcatttgagattttgagctctttcgATGAGGTAATTACCATGGGGTATAAGGAGAACTTATCAATTTCTCAAATCAACACATATCTTTCCATGGAGTCtcatgaagaaaagattCAAGAGATCATTGAACGCAACAAAGAGTTCGAAGCGGCAGAAGAACGGAAGCGTAGGGCTAAGGAGATTTCCAggaaagagcaagaacGTAAAATGGGCGTTTCCCCAATGGGCCTTGATGCGACAAGATTccaagcttcaaatgaCCCAAATATTTCGAATGCGTACAATAGCTATTATAGCCAGGCTTCTGCAGCTGCCCAACAATCATACCTGCAGTCTCAACAAAAGGCCGTAAGCCCAGAGCAGGTTGCAAGCATCGGGACAGAAGTTTCTTCCTCTCTGGGGCTCGGTGGAAGAGGAATGAAGCTAGGTAGGAAAAAGAGCCTCGGCTCACACTTACAGCCTACAAAGCAAGCTCCTGCCCCTGCTGCTTCATTCCAGATCGAAGAGTCTGAAAAGCCCGCCAACAACGGGATTTTGGTATGCGTGAAAGAAGTTGTTAGTGCAGAGATCTCTCGGGAGGGCAATGTGTCAAGTTCAGAGCTCAAAGGGAGCCTTGAATTGCGTGTTAACGACAAGAACCTTGCCCACGCCATAATCCGTCTCGCTTCTCATGTTGACGTGAAGGACAAAGCCTTTCAATTTAAGACACATCCTAATATTGATAAAAATATGTTTTTATCTTCAGGAGTTGTTGGTTTACGTGATCAAAAGAAGGCCTTCCCCTTCAACGACCAAAGTCTGGCTGTACTCAGATGGAGAAAGGTTGGTGGCGCAGATGATAATAGCCTTGTCCCAATGGGTGTATCATCCTGGGTTTCTCCCTCTGACTCTAACACAGGTATGTTTGATGTCACCTTGGAAATTGAAATGAATGAAAACTACGAAAATCCCCTTAACGATGTTCGCTTTTGCATTCCTGTTTACACCGAAAACGTCCATATCAACGATGATTTTAACGATCTGGGTGCCTCAATCGAGAGCGTGGATGATGAGAACGGAATAATCGTGAAGATTGAGACCATAGCGCCCGGTACTACAGCAGCTGTTGGGCTTGCCTTAGAAGCTGAGTACGAGGATGCCCTCTTCCCCATGACTGTTCATTTCAGCAACCATGCCGCATTGtcatcattttcaaaggtTGAGGTGGCCGACGTGATTAGCACAAGCGAGGAAGCGAGCCAGCTGCAATTTGATACAATTTCCAGCATTAGAACTGATGACTACACTATTACCTGA
- the PRE4 gene encoding proteasome core particle subunit beta 7 (highly similar to uniprot|P30657 Saccharomyces cerevisiae YFR050C PRE4 20S proteasome beta-type subunit): protein MNHDPLQWGRPSDEHYGTYNKSIASASPYPSMHTQQPIVTGTSVISMKYKDGVIIAADRLGSYGSLLRFSDVERLFPVGRNTVVGISGDISDMQHLENLLDEMQTENNYDNEYAEDEEALKPSYVFEYLANVMYNRRSKMNPLWNALIVAGLEDGKPFLKYVNLLGVTYSAPSLATGFGAHLALPLLRKIVDSESDVKKTSAEDAEKSIKEAMKVLFYRDARSSRNYSIAIVDSKKGLVLNKDAVVEDMVWGFAKDIKGYGTQNV, encoded by the coding sequence ATGAATCACGATCCACTACAGTGGGGAAGGCCCTCAGATGAACACTATGGTACATATAACAAGAGCATTGCCTCTGCATCCCCATATCCAAGCATGCACACGCAACAACCCATCGTGACCGGTACTTCTGTCATATCAATGAAGTATAAGGACGGCGTTATCATTGCCGCGGACAGATTGGGTTCTTATGGGTCACTTCTGCGTTTTAGTGATGTAGAAAGGCTTTTCCCTGTGGGGAGAAACACCGTGGTTGGTATTTCTGGCGATATTTCGGACATGCAACATTTAGAGAACTTGCTGGATGAAATGCAGACAGAAAACAATTACGACAATGAATACgcagaggacgaagaagctttgaaaCCTAGCTACGTTTTCGAGTACCTAGCCAATGTCATGTACAACCgcagatcaaaaatgaacCCACTCTGGAACGCTTTGATAGTTGCAGGTTTGGAAGATGGTAAAccgtttttgaagtacGTTAATTTACTCGGTGTAACATACTCGGCCCCCTCGCTTGCAACAGGGTTCGGCGCACACCTTGCTTTGCCCTTGCTGAGGAAGATCGTGGATTCTGAATCTGATGTGAAAAAAACCAGTGCTGAAGACGCTGAAAAGTCTATAAAAGAAGCAATGAAAGTCCTTTTTTACCGAGACGCTCGCTCTTCGAGGAATTATTCTATTGCAATTGTTGACAGCAAAAAGGGTTTGGTACTAAACAAAGATGCAGTTGTTGAGGACATGGTATGGGGATTTGCCAAAGACATTAAAGGCTATGGCACGCAAAATGTGTAG
- the PDE1 gene encoding 3',5'-cyclic-nucleotide phosphodiesterase PDE1 (similar to uniprot|P22434 Saccharomyces cerevisiae YGL248W PDE1 Low-affinity cyclic AMP phosphodiesterase controls glucose and intracellular acidification-induced cAMP signaling target of the cAMP- protein kinase A (PKA) pathway glucose induces transcription and inhibits translation): MSAFEINILGASGGPLDGGNQGILLSKAGSDALKKYICIDAGSGLRQITSMLIKNAKMKNARQEFLCQDDMTESLFENLEEPVGCFVDKSSSIMRGLGPSATPQDGESVMTLALRIFNKVEECYITHPHLDHVAALAINTPACNSNGKSIWGLRPTVEALKKHIFNDVIWPNLLEEPRMKLRVNSLDEAQRHRVSCIPNWFITPLRLMHGVTVHGSNPCPSTAYLVEDDTTKDAILVFGDLESDLISRRRFVSNIWRHLSKTVAFEKLKAIVIECSCPNATKDEHLFGHLSPKYLVHELKSLSKVYGRPLDGLHVIIVHVKMASGGRDPRLVILDEVRQLAAAEGLGKIVISIAIEGYTFVV, encoded by the coding sequence ATGTCAGCTTTCGAGATTAATATACTTGGTGCTTCTGGTGGTCCACTAGATGGAGGTAATCAGGGAATATTGCTATCGAAAGCTGGGAGTGATGCCTTAAAGAAGTATATCTGCATTGACGCAGGGTCCGGGCTTCGACAGATAACATCAATGCTGATAAAAAACGCCAAAATGAAAAATGCACGTCAAGAGTTTCTCTGTCAAGATGATATGACAGAAAGTCTGTTCGAGAACCTGGAGGAGCCTGTGGGCTGCTTTGTGGATAAAAGCAGTAGTATAATGCGGGGACTTGGGCCCAGCGCGACCCCACAAGATGGAGAATCGGTCATGACGTTGGCACTGCGGATATTcaacaaagttgaagagTGCTACATTACTCATCCTCACTTAGACCATGTGGCAGCACTTGCTATCAACACCCCAGCATGCAACTCAAACGGCAAATCGATATGGGGCCTCCGTCCTACCGTAGaagctttaaaaaaacaCATTTTTAATGATGTGATATGGCCCAATCTACTGGAAGAACCCAGAATGAAGCTAAGGGTTAACTCACTGGATGAAGCTCAGCGCCACAGAGTCTCGTGTATACCTAACTGGTTCATAACCCCGTTAAGGTTGATGCACGGAGTAACAGTTCACGGAAGCAACCCTTGCCCCAGTACTGCATATCTGGTTGAAGACGATACTACCAAAGATGCAATCTTGGTTTTTGGGGACTTAGAATCTGACCTTATATCTCGTAGAAGATTCGTTTCCAATATTTGGAGGCATTTGTCGAAGACTGTAGCCTTCGAAAAATTAAAGGCTATCGTGATCGAATGTTCTTGTCCAAACGCAACGAAAGATGAACATCTTTTTGGGCAcctttctccaaaatacTTAGTTCACGAGTTGAAATCGCTAAGCAAGGTGTATGGCCGACCGCTTGACGGGCTTCACGTTATCATAGTACATGTCAAAATGGCCTCTGGAGGAAGGGACCCTCGTCTTGTaattttggatgaagtcAGGCAGCTTGCTGCTGCCGAAGGTTTGGGCAAAATAGTCATCTCAATTGCAATTGAGGGATACACATTTGTAGTTTAG
- the KGD4 gene encoding alpha-ketoglutarate dehydrogenase subunit KGD4 (similar to uniprot|P19955 Saccharomyces cerevisiae YFR049W), producing MRQTVVRLAKSYTPMIKFVGARHPVVQHTGGAGAHACALDGIAPGSSQCLPAAEYLSKLKPFEVVSYKVKNTPKKGVSETDKRRLTFTDRALHENEVASVLDLPKRFRVRPLEDPEIDVINAGGAR from the coding sequence ATGCGCCAAACAGTAGTCAGGCTTGCCAAGAGCTACACCCCTATGATCAAATTTGTGGGTGCGAGACACCCGGTAGTTCAGCACACTGGTGGTGCTGGAGCCCACGCCTGTGCGTTGGATGGTATTGCACCCGGGTCCTCGCAGTGTTTACCCGCTGCAGAATACCTCAGCAAGCTAAAACCATTTGAAGTTGTCTCTTACAAGGTTAAGAATACTCCGAAAAAGGGTGTCAGTGAAACTGACAAACGCCGTCTTACGTTTACGGATAGGGCGCTACATGAAAACGAAGTCGCATCGGTTTTGGATTTGCCTAAGAGATTTAGAGTGCGGCCTCTCGAGGACCCAGAGATCGATGTTATCAATGCAGGTGGTGCTCGTTGA